From the Winogradskyella forsetii genome, the window ATTACCAATACCTACTTGGGATATCACAGATTGTGTGCATAGAACAATTAGCACAATAATAATTTTATAATTTTTCATGATAAGTTTAGCTTTATACTATTGCTTAATAATTTTTAGGACTGTTGATTTTCCTTCGTCTGTGGATACATTCACAAAATAAATACCGCTATCTGTACTAATATTCAATACTAATTTATTTGAAGATTGAACTTCGTGCTTTTGAATTTCCTGACCTAAACTATTGGTAACGGAATAAGTGATTTGCTTATACGTATTTCCTAAATTAATTGTAAAGTTGCCTTGGTTAGGATTGGGAAATGATTTAATAGTCGATTTAAAATCATTTTCAACAACACTCAACGTATTGGGTTCATTCACATCAAAAATAAAGGCAGCACCAGAAGCACCAAGGTCATTTTCTTCATTTTCATCTTCACCATCTTGATAAGCACCAGCAAGAGCAAAGTCACCACTTATAGCAACAGCATACCCGAAATACTCACTTGTTTGGTTGAACATATCATAAATAAAAGCGGTTTCTTCCCAATTTCCTGATTGCTTTTCAAAAATATAGGCTGCGCCATCATCACCTGGACTTCCAATATCTCTATAACGTGCGCCTATAATTATTCGATTTCCATCAATATCAAGATCATATCCAAACTGATCGCCATTTAAACTGTTTGATGCTGTAAGTTTTTCAACTTGATTCCAAATATCATTACCGCCTTTCTCAAAAACATAGACAGCGCCTCTAAATTCATTGTCCTGATTAGAACCAACCACAAGATGGTCACCATCCAGAGCAATTGACCAGCCAAAATATGCTCCTTGCTCGCGATCTGACGCTACAATTTTCTGGATTTCGCTCCAAGTACCATTAGTATCGCGTTCAAAAATATAGGCAGACCCTGCACTTGAGATCGTATCGCCCTCTGAAACATCTTCATCTTCTTGAAATGCGCCCACTACAGCGTAATTCCCACTGATTGCAACACTACGACCAAAATAATCAAAATCATTTCTTACTGGTGCTACTATCTTTTGCACTTCGTTCCAAGTTCCTGTGCCATCAAGCTCAAATATATAAGCAGCTCCAGCTCTTTCTATATAATTAGTTCCAGATTCGTCGTAATCTTGAATACCTGCGCCAATAATCGCGTAATCACCACTAACAGATACAGACCAACCAAATTGATTTACTGTATCTCTATCTGAGGCGACTATTTTTTGAATATAATTCCAATTATCATTACCATCATTTTTAAAAACGTAAACAGCTCCGGCCGCAGAAATGAAATTATTTTCAGAAGTATCATAATCTTCTAGTCTATCACCAACAAATATATAATCACCACTAATGGCTACGCTATATCCAGGGCTATCAAACTGATGATAATTTGGGTTTCCTAATTTTTGAATTTCAACCCAATTACCTGTACCATCATTTTTAAAAACATAAGCACCTGCTTCATCATTTGTCACATTATTATTCATACCAACAACAGCATAATCGCCATCCATAGCAACTGAGTAGCCAAAAAATTGTCCCTGAAATCTATCACTTGGTACGATTTTTTGTGTTTGTCCCCAACCTTGGGCTTGCAAGTTTATAACTGCATTACATAAGAACATAAATAGTAGTAGTTTTTTCATCATATTAGTTTAATATTGCTTAATAATTTTTAGGACTGTTGATTTTCCTTCGTCTGTTGATACATTCACAAAATAAATACCACGTTCTGAATCGATATTGAGTGATAATTTATTTGAAGATTGAACTTGGTACTTTTGAATTTCCTGACCTAAACTATTGGTAACGGAATAAGTGATTTGCTTATACGTATTTCCTAAATTAATTGTAAAGTTGCCTTGATTAGGATTGGGAAATGCAACTATACTTGTTTCAAGATCGCTTCCTAGAATGCTTAATGTATTTAAAGGCGGTAACGTATTAGGTTCATTAATGTTAAAAATAAAAGCTGAACCAGCATCTTGAAGTGTGTTTTCATTATTTTCATCCTCCTCTTCCGAGTTAGCACTAACAAAGGCATAATCTCCACTTATGGCTACTGAAAACCCAAAATAATCACCATTATTAGCATTTGGATCATACAATAAAGCGGTTTCATTCCAAAAACCTGTACCATCTTTTTCAAAGATATAAGCAGCTCCTCCATCTCCAATTTCACCTACGTGCGTTAACCATGCTCCAATGACCACGCGTTCTCCATCAATATCTACACGTTGACCAAAATGTTCATCTAGCAAACTAGACGATGACGTAAGTTTTTGTACTTCGTTCCATATTCCATTTCCATCCTTTTCGAATATATAAACGGACCCTGAATTACTTCCATTGGAATCCTCTAAATCTGCACCAACAACCAAATTATCTCCATCAATTGCAACAGCTCGTCCAAAAACATCTCCAATGTCCCTATCTGATGCCACTAACTTTTGTGTTTCATTCCAAAAACCATTAACATCACGCTCAAAAACATATACAGCTCCAGCATTTTGAAGCTCATTTTCACCTGAAGCATCTAAACCCTCTCGAAGCGATCCTACTATAATCGTATTATTGTAAACATCTAAGGCAAATTCGCCAAATTGTTCGCCAGCATCTCGATCACTAGACACTATCTTTTGTACTTCTATCCAAACTCCATTTGTATCACGCTCAAAAATATAACAAGCACCAGCTTGATTAAGGTCGGGCTGTCCATCGAGCCCTGTACTTTCCCTTAATGCAGCTACTACAGCGTAATTACCACCTATAGCGACCGTTTGTCCAAAAACTGATTGAAACGTCTCACCTCTATCTGAAGACACTATTTTTTGTACTTCAATCCAATTACCATTACCATCATTTTCAAAAATATAGGCTGCTCCAGCTGAATTTTCAAAATTATTGTTGCTGGCATCATAAGCCTGTCCTCTAGCGCCTACAATTATAAAATTACCATCAATATCTACATATTCCCCAAATTGATCAAATTGCCTTTTATCTGATGCTGTTAGTTTTTGGTGCTCTATCCAATTTCCGTTAGTGTCTTTTTTATAAACATAGGCTGAGCCCATAGTACTAGAAGTTAAATTATCCCAATAAGCGCCAACAACAGCGTAGTCACCATCCATAGCAACTGATTGACCAAAAAAATCCCCCAGCGCTCTATCACTTGGTACAATTTTTTGTGTCTGTCCCCAACCTTGGGCATAAGAAGTGAAGATTGATAAGCTAATCGCTGAGATTGTAAGTACTATTTTTATCATGGTTTCTGCTTTATTGATTAGCAATAAACCAAAAATACTTCCATAAAAACTGTAAAAACTAAGGGCAAATACTGATATTTTGAAAATAAGGGAATACCCTTAGATTGAAGTTGAAGTTGAAATTGAAATTGAAATTGAAATTGAAATTGAAGCTAAGACTGAAGTTCGTAATCCTAAAATTATTGATGCCGTCATTGCTTTAAAGGTTAACTAATTCGAGGATGAAGGACGTGGCAATCTTTTTATCAATAGTTGCTATATTATGTATTGCTTCAATTGAACAGATCGCTTTGTCGCTCATTACTTCGCTTCTACAGCAATGACAACTCATAGCTATAGTAAACCGTTTTCTATAGCTGTTTTAACAATGCCAACACTGTTTTTTGCGCCCAATTTGCTCATAATATTCATACGGTGGGTTTCCACAGTTTTTGGGCTAATGAATAATTTTTCTGAAATTTCTTGGGTGGTCAATTCTTCAGAAATAGCAACAAGCACATCATGTTCACGCCTCGTCAATTTGGTAATCAAACTATTTTTTGATACTTTTTTTCCTTGAAAATTCAGTAGCTTTTTTTGAATATCCTCCTGTAAATACATACCTCCAGAAAGTACGGTTTTAAATGCATTTATAAGTTCTAATGGATCTGTATTTTTTAAGAGATAACCGTTGGCGCCACTTTTTAGCATCCGTTTTACAAAGGATAAGTCGTCAAAATTAGAAATAGCAATAATTTTGAGGTCTTTAATTGTACTTTTTAGTTTTTTGCAAAGTTCTATACCATTCATATCTGGTAAGTTGATATCTAGCAATAAAATGTCTGGATTATCTTTTTCTATATGCTGAAGTGTTTGTTGTGAATTTTCATAAATGCCCACTATTTTAATGGCTTTATGATCTTTCAACATAGACTGGATGCCTTGAAGCACCATGGGATGATCGTCTGTTATGGCAATTTTTGTTATCAACTTAATTCGGTCGTATTTATTTCTATAATATATGATGTGCCTTTTGCACTGGTATCAAAATCCATTTTAGCATTGAGATAATCAACACGCGATTGTATGTTTTTCAGTCCTATGCCCTCTGAAGTAACTGCGTCTTTATTGAATCCTTCACCATCGTCTTCAATGGTAAGTTGTAATAGGTTCTCTCTGTGACTTAACTGAACATTTATCTCATTTGCATTGGCATGTTTTACGCTATTATTTACCAATTCTTGAACAATTCTAAATATATTGATTTCGACCTTTTTTGACAACTCGATTGCATCTCCAATATGATGAAAATTAATTTCTGGTTCATGGATGGTATTCATGGTGCCCATATAATCTTCAATAGCTTCGATAAGACTAAAATTCTTTAAGGCTGGTGGCACCAAATTATGGGAAATAGCACGTACTTGTTCACAACTTTTATCTATC encodes:
- a CDS encoding T9SS type A sorting domain-containing protein; the protein is MMKKLLLFMFLCNAVINLQAQGWGQTQKIVPSDRFQGQFFGYSVAMDGDYAVVGMNNNVTNDEAGAYVFKNDGTGNWVEIQKLGNPNYHQFDSPGYSVAISGDYIFVGDRLEDYDTSENNFISAAGAVYVFKNDGNDNWNYIQKIVASDRDTVNQFGWSVSVSGDYAIIGAGIQDYDESGTNYIERAGAAYIFELDGTGTWNEVQKIVAPVRNDFDYFGRSVAISGNYAVVGAFQEDEDVSEGDTISSAGSAYIFERDTNGTWSEIQKIVASDREQGAYFGWSIALDGDHLVVGSNQDNEFRGAVYVFEKGGNDIWNQVEKLTASNSLNGDQFGYDLDIDGNRIIIGARYRDIGSPGDDGAAYIFEKQSGNWEETAFIYDMFNQTSEYFGYAVAISGDFALAGAYQDGEDENEENDLGASGAAFIFDVNEPNTLSVVENDFKSTIKSFPNPNQGNFTINLGNTYKQITYSVTNSLGQEIQKHEVQSSNKLVLNISTDSGIYFVNVSTDEGKSTVLKIIKQ
- a CDS encoding T9SS type A sorting domain-containing protein; the protein is MIKIVLTISAISLSIFTSYAQGWGQTQKIVPSDRALGDFFGQSVAMDGDYAVVGAYWDNLTSSTMGSAYVYKKDTNGNWIEHQKLTASDKRQFDQFGEYVDIDGNFIIVGARGQAYDASNNNFENSAGAAYIFENDGNGNWIEVQKIVSSDRGETFQSVFGQTVAIGGNYAVVAALRESTGLDGQPDLNQAGACYIFERDTNGVWIEVQKIVSSDRDAGEQFGEFALDVYNNTIIVGSLREGLDASGENELQNAGAVYVFERDVNGFWNETQKLVASDRDIGDVFGRAVAIDGDNLVVGADLEDSNGSNSGSVYIFEKDGNGIWNEVQKLTSSSSLLDEHFGQRVDIDGERVVIGAWLTHVGEIGDGGAAYIFEKDGTGFWNETALLYDPNANNGDYFGFSVAISGDYAFVSANSEEEDENNENTLQDAGSAFIFNINEPNTLPPLNTLSILGSDLETSIVAFPNPNQGNFTINLGNTYKQITYSVTNSLGQEIQKYQVQSSNKLSLNIDSERGIYFVNVSTDEGKSTVLKIIKQY
- a CDS encoding response regulator — protein: MITKIAITDDHPMVLQGIQSMLKDHKAIKIVGIYENSQQTLQHIEKDNPDILLLDINLPDMNGIELCKKLKSTIKDLKIIAISNFDDLSFVKRMLKSGANGYLLKNTDPLELINAFKTVLSGGMYLQEDIQKKLLNFQGKKVSKNSLITKLTRREHDVLVAISEELTTQEISEKLFISPKTVETHRMNIMSKLGAKNSVGIVKTAIENGLL